TTACCATCAACAGACCATCTTAAGAATGCATCCATGAATCCATCAATATCCCCATCAAGTACTTTTTCAGCTTGAGAAGATTCGAAATTTGTTCGGTGGTCTTTAACCATTTTATATGGATGAAGAACATAAGAGCGAATCTGAGCTCCCCAACCAATTTCTTTCTTATTGGCCTCTTCTTCAGCGGCCGCAGCTCTTTGCTTTTCAAGCTCAAGTTCATAGAGACGAGACTTTAAAACTTTCATTGCTTGAATCTTATTTTGAAGTTGTGAACGCTCGTTCTGACATGTTACCACGAGTCCTGTTGGATGGTGTGTAATTCGAACAGCAGAATCTGTCGTATTTACAGACTGTCCACCGGCACCACCTGAGCGATACACGTCAATACGAATATCTTTATCGGCGACTTCAATTTCGATATCATCATCAACTTCTGGTGAAACAAAAATTGAAGCAAAAGAAGTATGCCTACGATTTGCTGAATCAAACGGAGAAATACGAACAAGGCGATGTACTCCTGTTTCAGACTTTAAATTTCCGTAAGCGTAATTTCCTTCAATGAGCATAGTAGCAGATTTAATCCCAGCACTATCTCCATCCTGTACATCTAAGACTTGAACCTTAAATTTCTTTTGTTCGGCCCAACGATTGACCATACGAAATAACATACTTGCCCAATCACATGATTCAGTCCCACCTGCACCAGCATTAATACTTACAATTGCATTATTTGAATCGGCATCATCTGAAAGTAAGACTTTAAGTTCAGCTTTATTGAAAGCATCGACGAATTCATCAGCAATGCTTATTGCACCTTCTGCTGATTCATCATCACCTTCACCAGCATATTCGAGTAGAATATCGAACTCATCGTATAGATCTTTTAATTTTGTATATGTATTTGTGACATCCTCTAAGAGGTTTTTTTCTTTTTGAACTTTTGTTGCGTTAGTATTGTCATCCCAGAAGCCAGGCATTGCTTCCATCTCTTGAATCTCTTTGATACGTGCAGACTTTTGGTCTACATCAAAGTGACCTCCTAAGACTTTCTAATTTATCCTTATAATCCGCCATGAGTGATTTTTTCTCACTAAGGCCAATACGTGTACTCTCTTCCATTACTTTCTTGCCTTTTTTATTTTTAAGAGAATCTCTTTTTCAAGCGACTCCATAATCTCTTCTTCTTTTTCAGATATTTCGTGATCATATCCTAACAAATGTAGGAGTCCGTGACAAAATAAGTGAATAACCTCTTGCTCAAGACTTAAGTTAAATTCACGTGCTTGTTTCCTAGCGACATTGCGACTGATGATAATATCACCAAGCATAACAGGCCCAGGTAGAACGAAATCCGTACTGTCTGGTCTAAGGCTTTCATACATTGGAAACGACAAGACATCAGTGGTCTTGTCTTTGTTGCGATGCTCACTATTAATTTGACGCATTCTTTTATCGCCACAGAAGTGAAGATCGACTTCTATTTCTTGATGAATCTTCTTATCTAAACAAGTATTCTTTGAGAAAAGGAAATTACTTA
This sequence is a window from Halobacteriovorax vibrionivorans. Protein-coding genes within it:
- the ybeY gene encoding rRNA maturation RNase YbeY, with the translated sequence MKRLEIMAYTKTIQIDKSKLVIHLTDNARSKWGLEACEKMMQDSLKVLSNFLFSKNTCLDKKIHQEIEVDLHFCGDKRMRQINSEHRNKDKTTDVLSFPMYESLRPDSTDFVLPGPVMLGDIIISRNVARKQAREFNLSLEQEVIHLFCHGLLHLLGYDHEISEKEEEIMESLEKEILLKIKKARK
- the prfB gene encoding peptide chain release factor 2 (programmed frameshift), with product MGLSEKKSLMADYKDKLESLRRSLDVDQKSARIKEIQEMEAMPGFWDDNTNATKVQKEKNLLEDVTNTYTKLKDLYDEFDILLEYAGEGDDESAEGAISIADEFVDAFNKAELKVLLSDDADSNNAIVSINAGAGGTESCDWASMLFRMVNRWAEQKKFKVQVLDVQDGDSAGIKSATMLIEGNYAYGNLKSETGVHRLVRISPFDSANRRHTSFASIFVSPEVDDDIEIEVADKDIRIDVYRSGGAGGQSVNTTDSAVRITHHPTGLVVTCQNERSQLQNKIQAMKVLKSRLYELELEKQRAAAAEEEANKKEIGWGAQIRSYVLHPYKMVKDHRTNFESSQAEKVLDGDIDGFMDAFLRWSVDGKKEG